In Variovorax paradoxus, a single genomic region encodes these proteins:
- a CDS encoding ABC transporter permease, which translates to MKRWRNINPALVLLVVLVCTMVFMSPLYQTAPGLMSFLQRAAPLVILTCGASFVLIAGGFDLSSGALITLVVIGCALITNGDADMTWTAVAAAYAMGLAVGLLNGLVVTRLKVPSIIATLGGLLSIKGIAMVWSGGAPSGYLPQNLRYLGRGVLREVPLTGTLPIAVIVLAVFVALCFWLMHRTNFGRLVLMIGDNPVAAELAGAPVRRVRVAAFVLSSLSAVTAGILLGGFSGVSVDVGTGYDLQAIAAAVIGGVVLLGGRGSIPGACIGALTLYTLFTVLNLLGFSEPLRVAVQGLILIGAAALTAWRHQRR; encoded by the coding sequence ATGAAACGCTGGCGCAATATCAATCCGGCGCTGGTGCTGCTGGTCGTGCTGGTTTGCACGATGGTGTTCATGAGCCCGCTGTACCAGACGGCGCCCGGCCTCATGAGCTTCCTGCAGCGCGCGGCACCGCTCGTCATCCTGACCTGCGGCGCGTCGTTCGTGCTGATCGCCGGCGGCTTCGACCTGTCGTCGGGCGCGCTCATCACGCTGGTGGTGATCGGCTGCGCGCTCATCACCAACGGCGACGCCGACATGACATGGACGGCCGTGGCCGCCGCGTACGCGATGGGCCTCGCGGTGGGCCTGCTCAACGGGCTGGTCGTCACGCGGCTGAAGGTGCCGTCGATCATCGCCACGCTCGGCGGGCTGCTGTCGATCAAGGGCATTGCCATGGTGTGGTCGGGCGGCGCGCCTTCGGGCTACCTGCCGCAGAACCTTCGCTACCTGGGGCGCGGCGTGCTGCGCGAGGTGCCGCTGACCGGCACGCTGCCCATCGCGGTGATCGTGCTGGCGGTGTTCGTGGCGCTGTGCTTCTGGCTCATGCACCGCACCAACTTCGGCCGGCTGGTGCTGATGATCGGCGACAACCCCGTGGCCGCAGAACTGGCCGGCGCGCCGGTGCGCCGGGTGCGGGTGGCGGCCTTCGTGCTGTCGTCGCTCTCGGCGGTGACGGCGGGCATCCTGCTCGGCGGCTTTTCGGGCGTGTCGGTGGACGTGGGCACGGGCTACGACCTGCAGGCCATCGCGGCGGCGGTGATCGGCGGCGTGGTGCTGCTGGGCGGGCGCGGCTCGATTCCGGGCGCGTGCATCGGCGCGCTCACGCTCTACACGCTCTTCACCGTGCTGAACCTGCTGGGCTTCTCGGAGCCGCTGCGCGTCGCGGTGCAGGGGCTGATCCTGATCGGCGCGGCGGCGCTCACGGCCTGGCGCCATCAGCGCCGCTAG
- a CDS encoding TetR/AcrR family transcriptional regulator, protein MATNRERTESTQLALLEAARALFVSKGYGDTSTPEIALAAGITRGALYHHFADKRDLFRQVLAREAMAVAADIEAATPERLGPREALLEGSEAYLNAMTVPGRTRLLLVDGPAVLGMAEIMAIDDANAAHSLRQGLARAGMGRGEVSVDALSQLLSAAFDRAALEIDAGADAKEVRAAMRWLVEQALGPEKKR, encoded by the coding sequence ATGGCTACCAATCGCGAACGCACCGAAAGCACCCAGCTCGCCCTGCTAGAAGCCGCCCGCGCGCTCTTCGTCAGCAAGGGCTACGGCGACACCTCCACGCCGGAGATCGCCCTGGCGGCCGGCATCACGCGCGGCGCTCTGTACCACCACTTCGCCGACAAGCGCGACCTCTTCCGGCAGGTGCTTGCGCGCGAGGCGATGGCCGTGGCGGCCGACATCGAGGCCGCCACGCCCGAGCGGCTGGGCCCGCGCGAAGCCCTGCTCGAAGGCAGCGAGGCCTACCTGAACGCCATGACCGTGCCGGGCCGCACGCGGCTTTTGCTGGTGGACGGCCCTGCCGTGCTGGGCATGGCGGAAATCATGGCGATCGACGACGCCAACGCCGCGCACTCGCTGCGCCAGGGCCTCGCGCGCGCGGGCATGGGGCGCGGCGAAGTCTCGGTCGATGCGCTGTCGCAGTTGCTGTCGGCCGCCTTCGACCGCGCAGCGCTGGAAATCGACGCGGGCGCCGATGCGAAAGAAGTCCGCGCGGCGATGCGCTGGCTGGTGGAACAGGCACTGGGGCCCGAAAAGAAGCGCTGA
- a CDS encoding GTPase/DUF3482 domain-containing protein, producing the protein MTQQQQQQQPVRIAVVGHTNAGKTSLLRTLTRRVDFGEVSQRPGTTRHVESVDLEVEDETAVRFFDTPGLEDAVALREHLARFDPQATPPERIRQFLQGPEAHGVFEQEAKVLRTMLDIDAAFLVIDVREPVLPKFRDEIELLNACARPVLPVLNFVRDAASREPAWKELLSAYGLHVQVRFDAAAPFVGAEQDLYNDLATLLRDRRELLRGVVDSLETEAAGRRRSACTRIAALLVDAASVRRTVQAAEFADAGRRQTLVAALRKTVFDKAQHCTDDLLALYGFRQGDADEAPLPIIEGRWTLDFFSPEAMKDAGLRLGKGAVIGAAVGVVADLAVAGISLGAGAALGGAIGGAVSQGWGPLGRKLANKLRDVHELTVEDGVLFALVAWQLKLTQALEVRGHAATQRIAAEAPADGDAPTRAAAAAVRAAQPARNHPEWEASGVTTRAFWRPSPQREALVAELSELLLQAFEEA; encoded by the coding sequence ATGACGCAGCAACAACAACAACAGCAACCCGTCCGCATCGCGGTCGTCGGCCACACCAACGCGGGCAAGACCTCGCTGCTGCGCACGCTCACGCGACGCGTCGACTTCGGCGAGGTGTCGCAGCGCCCTGGCACCACGCGCCATGTCGAGTCGGTCGACCTCGAGGTCGAAGACGAAACCGCCGTGCGCTTCTTCGACACGCCGGGCCTCGAAGATGCCGTCGCATTGCGCGAGCACCTCGCCCGCTTCGACCCGCAGGCCACGCCGCCCGAGCGCATCCGCCAGTTCCTGCAAGGCCCGGAGGCGCACGGCGTGTTCGAGCAGGAGGCCAAGGTGCTGCGCACCATGCTCGACATCGACGCAGCCTTCCTCGTCATCGACGTGCGCGAGCCGGTGCTGCCCAAGTTTCGCGACGAGATCGAACTGCTCAACGCCTGCGCGCGCCCCGTGCTGCCGGTGCTGAACTTCGTGCGCGATGCCGCGAGCCGCGAGCCGGCATGGAAAGAGCTTCTGTCGGCCTACGGCCTGCATGTGCAGGTGCGCTTCGACGCGGCGGCGCCGTTCGTCGGCGCCGAGCAAGACCTGTACAACGACCTCGCCACCCTGCTGCGCGACCGCCGCGAACTGCTGCGCGGCGTGGTCGACTCGCTGGAAACCGAAGCCGCCGGCCGCCGCCGCTCGGCCTGCACGCGCATCGCCGCGCTGCTGGTCGATGCCGCCTCGGTGCGCCGCACGGTGCAGGCGGCCGAATTCGCCGATGCCGGGCGACGGCAGACGCTGGTCGCGGCGCTGCGGAAGACCGTGTTCGACAAGGCCCAGCACTGCACCGACGACCTGCTCGCGCTCTACGGCTTTCGCCAGGGCGACGCCGACGAAGCGCCGCTGCCGATCATCGAAGGCCGCTGGACGCTCGACTTCTTCAGCCCCGAGGCCATGAAGGACGCGGGCCTGCGCCTGGGCAAGGGCGCGGTCATCGGCGCCGCGGTGGGCGTGGTGGCCGACCTGGCCGTGGCCGGCATCTCGCTCGGCGCGGGCGCGGCCCTGGGCGGCGCCATCGGCGGCGCGGTGTCGCAGGGCTGGGGGCCGCTGGGCCGCAAGCTCGCCAACAAGCTGCGCGACGTGCATGAACTGACTGTCGAAGACGGCGTGCTGTTCGCGCTGGTCGCATGGCAGCTCAAGCTCACGCAGGCACTGGAAGTGCGCGGCCATGCCGCCACGCAGCGCATCGCGGCCGAGGCGCCCGCCGACGGCGATGCCCCGACCCGTGCTGCCGCAGCGGCAGTGCGCGCCGCGCAGCCCGCGCGCAACCACCCGGAGTGGGAGGCGAGCGGCGTGACCACGCGCGCCTTCTGGCGCCCGTCGCCGCAACGCGAGGCGCTCGTTGCCGAGCTGTCTGAGCTGCTGCTGCAGGCATTCGAAGAGGCCTGA
- a CDS encoding ABC transporter permease — MSGQRHFARRHLIPVTLVAVSACVYVGTALATGQHAQLTLAGVMGLLQRMIALGLVALGQNFVMLGGSIDLSVANLISVSAVLASYFMQGDTGAIGHAVVGVLLVAAAVGTVNGLLIARLGVSPLIATLGVGLVLQGVLTVAFTSLQGKVPQAYQALAYGSVAGVPVAVLILLAVAVAAAFALTRTVAGAHLFAVGGNADSARLAGIRTSRVLVGAHAMAGLMSGLAGLYLASWLGAGTPWVGRDGGYDLDSIAAVVIGGTLLAGGRGSIAGTMAGVFVFATIDAVFNMLQIDSFLSQVLRGLIVVIAVGVYTFRNKGHVA; from the coding sequence ATGAGCGGGCAACGGCATTTCGCGCGCCGCCACCTGATTCCGGTCACGCTGGTGGCCGTGTCGGCGTGCGTCTACGTGGGCACGGCGCTGGCCACGGGGCAGCACGCGCAGCTCACGCTGGCGGGCGTGATGGGGCTGCTGCAGCGGATGATCGCGCTGGGCCTGGTGGCGCTGGGGCAGAACTTCGTGATGCTCGGCGGCTCGATCGATCTCTCGGTGGCCAACCTCATCAGCGTGAGCGCGGTGCTGGCGTCCTACTTCATGCAGGGCGACACCGGCGCCATCGGCCATGCGGTGGTCGGCGTGCTGCTGGTGGCGGCGGCGGTGGGCACGGTGAACGGGCTGCTGATCGCGCGGCTGGGCGTGAGCCCGCTGATCGCCACCCTGGGCGTGGGGCTGGTGCTGCAGGGCGTGCTGACGGTGGCCTTCACCTCGCTGCAGGGCAAGGTGCCGCAGGCTTACCAGGCGCTGGCCTATGGCAGCGTGGCGGGCGTGCCTGTCGCGGTACTGATCCTGCTGGCGGTGGCTGTGGCGGCGGCCTTCGCGCTCACCCGCACGGTGGCCGGCGCGCATCTGTTCGCGGTGGGCGGCAATGCCGACAGCGCGCGGCTCGCGGGCATCCGCACGTCGCGGGTGCTGGTCGGCGCGCATGCGATGGCCGGGCTGATGTCGGGGCTCGCGGGGCTCTACCTCGCGAGCTGGCTGGGGGCGGGCACGCCCTGGGTGGGCCGCGACGGCGGCTACGACCTCGACTCGATCGCGGCCGTGGTCATCGGCGGCACGCTGCTGGCCGGCGGGCGCGGCAGCATCGCCGGAACGATGGCGGGCGTGTTCGTGTTCGCCACCATCGACGCGGTGTTCAACATGCTGCAGATCGACTCGTTCCTGAGCCAGGTGCTGCGCGGGCTGATCGTGGTGATCGCGGTGGGGGTCTACACCTTCCGCAACAAGGGGCATGTGGCATGA
- a CDS encoding DUF2868 domain-containing protein, translating into MTNTAPREPAISDAVITEAIRWVEQSGPLDDAQAMRAALASRTTGITDAHTQIIERARQLGERIGLQPEISRARQWAPWVLIALVALIVMAGLGLAGNVVGGGERHINVVVALVSLLGLHALTLLLWLLGLCFPLGSFGTASLGWMWLSLTARVAGGKHGQAPVLLRAATGLLTRARLLPWAFGLVSHGIWSLSFIVVLGSMLFALAFRSYTLSWETTILDPAFFVRAVQSLGWAPAQLGFPVPDAATVLAAAPGAAGQRTWALWLTGCIAVYGLLPRLVLVLLSAAVWKRRRKALQPDWHEPYYRKLLARFAALAPAAIVDADPGRSRTGAPAGLPASQQHDGLFVIGFELPPDMPWPPAGLPLDAATRVERIDGSAPARRTLLDQLASAHPRTVLLACHAASSPDRGTERFLREVLAHCGECRLWLAGAPDATAIQRWLDWLRDSGLESVFASDTLTLALRPNEAVAQ; encoded by the coding sequence TTGACCAACACCGCGCCGCGCGAACCAGCCATTTCAGATGCGGTGATCACCGAGGCGATACGGTGGGTCGAACAGAGCGGTCCGCTCGACGACGCGCAAGCCATGCGCGCCGCCCTCGCCTCGCGCACCACTGGCATCACCGATGCGCACACGCAAATCATCGAACGCGCACGCCAGCTCGGCGAACGCATCGGCCTGCAGCCTGAAATTTCACGCGCCCGGCAATGGGCGCCTTGGGTGCTGATCGCGCTGGTGGCGCTGATCGTGATGGCCGGCCTCGGCCTCGCGGGCAACGTGGTCGGCGGCGGGGAGCGGCACATCAACGTGGTCGTCGCGCTCGTGAGCCTGCTGGGGCTGCACGCGCTCACGCTGCTGCTGTGGCTTTTGGGGCTCTGCTTTCCGCTCGGCTCCTTCGGCACCGCGTCGCTCGGCTGGATGTGGCTCTCGCTCACCGCGCGCGTGGCGGGCGGCAAGCATGGGCAGGCGCCGGTGCTGCTGCGCGCGGCCACCGGCCTGCTGACGCGTGCCCGGCTGCTGCCCTGGGCCTTCGGGCTGGTCAGCCACGGCATCTGGTCGCTGTCGTTCATCGTGGTGCTGGGCTCGATGCTGTTCGCGCTCGCCTTCCGCAGCTACACGCTGAGCTGGGAAACGACGATCCTCGATCCGGCCTTCTTCGTGCGCGCCGTGCAGTCGCTGGGCTGGGCGCCCGCGCAGCTCGGCTTTCCGGTGCCGGACGCCGCCACGGTGCTGGCAGCGGCGCCCGGCGCGGCGGGCCAGCGCACCTGGGCGCTGTGGCTCACCGGCTGCATCGCGGTCTACGGCCTGCTGCCCCGCCTTGTGCTGGTGCTGCTGAGCGCCGCCGTCTGGAAGCGCCGACGCAAGGCGCTGCAACCCGACTGGCACGAGCCCTACTACCGCAAGCTGCTCGCGCGCTTCGCCGCGCTGGCGCCTGCCGCCATCGTCGATGCCGACCCGGGCCGCTCGCGCACCGGTGCACCGGCGGGCCTGCCGGCATCGCAGCAGCACGATGGCCTCTTCGTCATCGGCTTCGAACTACCGCCCGACATGCCCTGGCCGCCGGCCGGTCTGCCGCTCGATGCCGCCACGCGCGTGGAGCGCATCGACGGCAGCGCCCCGGCGCGCCGCACGCTGCTCGACCAGTTGGCAAGCGCCCATCCGCGCACCGTGCTGCTGGCCTGCCATGCCGCATCGAGCCCCGACCGCGGCACCGAACGCTTTCTGCGCGAGGTGCTGGCGCATTGCGGCGAATGCCGCCTGTGGCTGGCGGGCGCACCGGATGCCACCGCCATCCAGCGCTGGCTCGACTGGCTGCGCGACAGCGGCCTGGAGAGCGTCTTCGCCAGCGACACCCTGACGCTCGCCCTGCGGCCGAACGAGGCCGTCGCGCAATGA
- a CDS encoding ABC transporter substrate-binding protein encodes MKSHRSNRRQALRCGVLALAVAAHAGAFAQVANVDVDKEMQEQARLMTATPEGPAGQPWLQRIGGKTVDTAKYRKKGPYTLCFSNASVGNPWRVVGWNTMQAEVELNKADIKGFEYADAQGKDEKQISDIRSLVNSGKCDALIVSPNTSAALTPAVEEACKKLPVVTFDRSVDSLCPVTAVRSIGGYAWGKVGADFIAANAPKGGKVLVLRTAPGVDLFETRWAAAKKVFDASGLKVVGNEFVGGDRAKTKATVADYLSRSGKIDAVWVDLGAVSVAVAEAFEDAGQPYPIITGEDQQDYLQAWKKNGFKGIAPTYPAYQWRTAVIAALKALKGEPLPSPTWILPQPSITAKELPQYVNDKLPPLHYSMCGCEKMPGYPQRWGGKQ; translated from the coding sequence ATGAAATCACATCGTTCAAACCGCCGGCAGGCCTTGCGCTGCGGCGTCCTCGCACTCGCCGTGGCCGCCCACGCGGGCGCCTTCGCGCAGGTCGCCAACGTCGACGTCGACAAGGAAATGCAGGAGCAAGCGCGCCTCATGACCGCCACGCCCGAGGGGCCGGCCGGCCAGCCCTGGCTGCAGCGCATCGGCGGCAAGACCGTCGACACCGCCAAGTACAGGAAGAAGGGCCCCTACACGCTGTGTTTCTCGAACGCGAGCGTGGGCAACCCGTGGCGCGTGGTCGGCTGGAACACCATGCAGGCCGAGGTCGAGCTGAACAAGGCCGACATCAAGGGCTTCGAATACGCCGACGCGCAGGGCAAGGACGAGAAGCAGATCTCCGACATCCGCTCGCTCGTGAACAGCGGCAAGTGCGACGCGCTGATCGTCTCGCCCAACACCTCGGCCGCGCTCACGCCCGCGGTGGAAGAAGCGTGCAAGAAGCTGCCCGTGGTGACTTTCGACCGCTCGGTGGACAGCCTGTGCCCGGTGACGGCGGTGCGCTCCATCGGCGGCTATGCCTGGGGCAAGGTCGGCGCCGACTTCATCGCGGCCAACGCGCCCAAGGGCGGCAAGGTGCTGGTGCTGCGCACCGCGCCGGGCGTGGACCTGTTCGAGACGCGCTGGGCCGCCGCCAAGAAGGTGTTCGACGCATCGGGCCTGAAGGTGGTGGGCAACGAGTTCGTGGGCGGCGACCGCGCCAAGACCAAGGCCACGGTGGCCGACTACCTCAGCCGCAGCGGCAAGATCGACGCGGTGTGGGTCGACCTGGGGGCGGTGTCGGTGGCCGTGGCCGAGGCCTTCGAGGACGCGGGCCAGCCTTACCCCATCATCACCGGCGAAGACCAGCAGGACTACCTGCAGGCCTGGAAGAAGAACGGCTTCAAGGGCATCGCGCCCACGTACCCGGCCTACCAGTGGCGCACGGCCGTGATCGCCGCGCTCAAGGCGTTGAAAGGCGAGCCGCTGCCGTCGCCGACGTGGATCCTGCCGCAGCCGAGCATCACCGCCAAGGAACTGCCGCAGTACGTGAACGACAAGCTGCCGCCGCTGCACTATTCGATGTGCGGTTGCGAGAAGATGCCGGGCTACCCGCAGCGCTGGGGCGGCAAGCAGTAA
- a CDS encoding GMC family oxidoreductase, which produces MAQPIDYLILGGGTAGCALAARLSEDAGKRVVLVEAGRDLRPDAMSDSIRSRYPGLAYLDKQNIWTALVATVSGAPTRQPNRTPRGYEQGRVLGGGSAINAMVANRGAPDDYDEWARLGAEGWSGEVALKYFRKLERDCDFDDAYHGRGGPVPVRRLAPERVSPFVQAVCRSLRMRGHPQYPDQNGEWKDGVFPAAIATSDDGQRVPASIVYLTPEVRARKNLRIVTDTHVQRLLFEGARVTGAEAGGQPMHAAHTIVCMGGIHSAALLMRSGIGPAADLRALGIEVKADRPGVGMNLMEHPLTAVSTYLPPASRMKDLAEHHDQALLRYTSKSIPNAPAGDMHVAIIGRTAWHAIGQRMGTMLIWVNKSYSRGTVKLRSADPLEEPVVDFRLLSDPRDLARLKEGFGVAARALGDANLDGVRGPVFPTSYSERVRKVSAPGAWNAFQMGALSFILDWAGPLRGAIVHGLITLGVRIDDLLNDDAKLTEFIGNGVAGVWHASGTCKMGAGDDPTAVTDGAGRVYGVEGLRVCDSSIMPSIPRANTNMPTLMLTERIADLIKAEAREGAVAV; this is translated from the coding sequence ATGGCGCAGCCCATCGACTACCTGATCCTGGGCGGTGGCACGGCGGGCTGCGCGCTCGCCGCGCGGCTGTCGGAAGACGCGGGCAAGCGCGTGGTGCTGGTGGAGGCCGGGCGCGACCTGCGGCCCGACGCCATGAGCGACAGCATCCGCAGCCGCTACCCCGGCCTGGCCTACCTGGACAAGCAGAACATCTGGACGGCCCTGGTCGCCACCGTGAGCGGCGCGCCCACGCGCCAGCCCAACCGCACGCCGCGCGGCTACGAACAGGGGCGGGTGCTGGGCGGCGGCTCGGCCATCAACGCGATGGTGGCCAACCGCGGCGCGCCCGACGACTACGACGAGTGGGCCCGGCTGGGCGCCGAGGGCTGGAGCGGCGAGGTTGCGCTGAAGTACTTCCGCAAGCTGGAGCGCGACTGCGATTTCGACGACGCCTACCACGGCCGCGGCGGCCCGGTGCCGGTGCGCCGGCTCGCGCCGGAGCGGGTGTCGCCTTTCGTGCAGGCGGTGTGCCGCTCGCTGCGCATGCGCGGCCATCCGCAGTACCCCGACCAGAACGGCGAATGGAAAGACGGCGTGTTCCCCGCCGCCATTGCCACCAGCGACGACGGCCAGCGCGTGCCCGCGTCCATCGTCTACCTGACGCCCGAGGTGCGCGCGCGCAAGAACCTGCGCATCGTCACCGACACCCACGTACAGCGGCTTTTGTTCGAAGGCGCGCGCGTGACCGGCGCGGAGGCGGGCGGCCAGCCGATGCATGCGGCGCACACCATCGTGTGCATGGGCGGCATCCACTCGGCCGCGCTGCTGATGCGCAGCGGCATCGGCCCGGCGGCCGACCTGCGCGCGCTGGGCATCGAGGTGAAGGCCGACCGCCCCGGCGTCGGCATGAACCTGATGGAGCACCCGCTGACGGCGGTGTCGACCTACCTGCCGCCCGCGTCCCGCATGAAGGACCTGGCCGAGCACCACGACCAGGCGCTGCTGCGCTACACCTCGAAAAGCATTCCGAATGCGCCGGCCGGCGACATGCACGTGGCCATCATCGGCCGCACCGCGTGGCACGCCATCGGCCAGCGCATGGGCACGATGTTGATCTGGGTCAACAAGTCGTACTCGCGCGGCACCGTGAAGCTGCGTTCGGCCGATCCGCTGGAGGAGCCGGTGGTCGACTTCCGGCTGCTTTCGGACCCGCGCGACCTGGCGCGGCTGAAGGAAGGCTTCGGCGTGGCGGCCAGGGCGCTGGGCGATGCCAACCTGGACGGCGTGCGCGGCCCGGTGTTCCCGACCAGCTATTCGGAGCGCGTGCGCAAGGTCTCTGCACCAGGCGCCTGGAACGCATTCCAGATGGGCGCGCTGTCGTTCATCCTCGACTGGGCGGGGCCGCTGCGCGGCGCCATCGTGCACGGGCTCATCACGCTGGGCGTGCGCATCGACGACCTGCTGAACGACGACGCCAAGCTCACCGAGTTCATCGGCAACGGCGTGGCCGGCGTGTGGCATGCCTCGGGCACCTGCAAGATGGGCGCCGGCGACGACCCGACGGCCGTGACCGACGGCGCCGGCCGGGTCTACGGCGTGGAGGGGCTGCGCGTGTGCGACTCGTCGATCATGCCGTCGATACCGCGCGCCAACACCAACATGCCGACCCTGATGCTGACCGAGCGGATCGCGGACCTGATCAAGGCGGAGGCGCGAGAGGGTGCAGTGGCTGTCTGA
- a CDS encoding VOC family protein yields the protein MKVTSYYPVVMTEDVAGTAAFYQSHFGFVPLFSSDWYVHLQLAEQPSVNLAVLDGRHETIPEAARGQVAAGLLLNFEMEDPDAVHERLKAAGLPILLPLRDEAFGQRHFITRDPNGVLIDIIKPIPPSGEFAAQYEAGALPTA from the coding sequence ATGAAAGTCACGAGCTATTACCCCGTCGTCATGACCGAAGACGTGGCCGGCACCGCCGCCTTCTACCAGTCGCACTTCGGCTTCGTGCCGCTTTTTTCCAGCGACTGGTATGTGCACCTGCAACTGGCGGAGCAGCCCTCGGTGAACCTCGCCGTGCTCGACGGCCGCCACGAGACCATTCCCGAAGCGGCGCGCGGGCAGGTGGCGGCGGGCCTGCTGCTGAACTTCGAGATGGAAGACCCCGACGCGGTGCACGAGCGGCTGAAGGCGGCCGGCCTGCCGATCCTGTTGCCGCTGCGCGACGAGGCCTTCGGCCAGCGCCACTTCATCACGCGCGACCCGAACGGCGTGCTGATCGACATCATCAAGCCGATCCCGCCGTCGGGGGAGTTCGCGGCGCAGTACGAAGCAGGGGCGCTGCCGACCGCCTGA
- a CDS encoding ABC transporter ATP-binding protein has translation MFRFFEKLLHPYPAAEPSLPPQGFFAFLWACTHGVRGKIAAMAVLTAVMSIFEAALFAILGRIVDWLGGQVPSRLWEDRGTTLMWLAAFLVISIGVVALQTIVKHQTLAVNLPMRLRWNFHRLMLGQSMAFYQDEFAGRITAKVMQTALAVRETIFVLADVLVAMGVYVATMIILVGVLDAQLVWPFLIWLVLYVVSLIYFVPRLGKVGKAQADARALMTGRVTDAYTNIATVKLFSHTQREAGFARDAMREFMHTGYGQMRLVSAFEIVNHTLSMGLTAGMAGMALWLWSNGAVGVGAVAAATAMALRLQGMSHWIMWEMTSLFENIGTVQDGMKTLSRPRTVLDAADATVLQVPQGEVRFEHASFRYGDGGRRVIDDLNLTVKPGEKIGLVGRSGAGKSTLVNLLLRFHDLESGRILIDGQDIAHVTQDSLRSHIGMVTQDTSLMHRSVADNVAYGRPDATREQIEAAARRAEAHDFIQTLGDAGGRRGYEAHVGERGVKLSGGQRQRVAIARVMLKDAPILLLDEATSALDSEVEAAIQQSLYTLMEGKTVIAIAHRLSTIAAMDRLIVLDEGRVVEEGDHRTLMAQGGLYARLWAHQSGGFLGEGLDEDEALRA, from the coding sequence TTGTTCCGCTTCTTCGAAAAACTGCTTCATCCCTACCCCGCCGCCGAACCTTCGCTGCCGCCGCAGGGCTTCTTCGCATTCCTCTGGGCCTGCACGCACGGCGTGCGCGGCAAGATCGCGGCCATGGCCGTGCTCACGGCGGTCATGTCGATCTTCGAGGCCGCGCTGTTCGCGATCCTCGGGCGCATCGTCGACTGGCTCGGCGGGCAGGTGCCTTCGCGCCTGTGGGAAGACCGCGGCACCACGCTGATGTGGCTGGCCGCGTTCCTGGTGATCAGCATCGGCGTGGTGGCGCTGCAGACCATCGTCAAGCACCAGACGCTGGCGGTGAACCTGCCGATGCGGCTGCGCTGGAACTTCCACCGGCTGATGCTGGGCCAGAGCATGGCCTTCTACCAGGACGAGTTCGCGGGCCGCATCACGGCCAAGGTGATGCAGACCGCGCTGGCCGTGCGCGAAACCATCTTCGTGCTGGCCGACGTGCTGGTGGCCATGGGCGTGTACGTGGCCACCATGATCATCCTGGTGGGCGTGCTCGACGCGCAGCTGGTGTGGCCGTTCCTGATCTGGCTGGTGCTGTACGTCGTGTCGCTCATCTACTTCGTGCCGCGCCTGGGCAAGGTCGGCAAGGCGCAGGCCGATGCGCGCGCGCTCATGACCGGCCGCGTGACCGACGCCTACACCAACATCGCCACCGTCAAGCTGTTCTCGCACACGCAGCGCGAGGCGGGCTTTGCGCGCGACGCCATGCGCGAATTCATGCACACCGGCTACGGCCAGATGCGGCTGGTGAGCGCCTTCGAAATCGTCAATCACACGCTCAGCATGGGCCTGACCGCCGGCATGGCCGGCATGGCGCTGTGGCTGTGGTCGAACGGCGCGGTGGGCGTGGGCGCCGTGGCCGCGGCCACCGCGATGGCGCTGCGGCTGCAGGGCATGTCGCACTGGATCATGTGGGAGATGACCAGCCTGTTCGAGAACATCGGCACGGTGCAGGACGGCATGAAGACGCTGTCGCGCCCGCGCACCGTGCTCGACGCGGCCGACGCCACCGTGCTGCAAGTGCCGCAGGGCGAGGTGCGCTTCGAGCATGCGAGCTTCCGCTATGGCGACGGCGGCCGCCGCGTCATCGACGACCTGAACCTCACGGTGAAGCCCGGCGAGAAGATCGGCCTGGTCGGCCGCTCGGGTGCGGGCAAGTCGACGCTCGTGAACCTGCTGCTGCGCTTTCATGACCTGGAAAGCGGCCGCATCCTGATCGACGGGCAGGACATCGCGCATGTCACGCAGGACTCGCTGCGCAGCCACATCGGCATGGTCACGCAAGACACTTCGCTGATGCACCGCTCGGTGGCCGACAACGTGGCCTATGGCCGCCCCGATGCCACGCGCGAGCAGATCGAGGCCGCCGCCCGGCGCGCCGAGGCCCACGACTTCATCCAGACGCTGGGCGACGCGGGCGGCCGGCGCGGCTACGAGGCGCATGTGGGCGAGCGCGGCGTGAAGCTGTCGGGCGGCCAGCGCCAGCGCGTGGCCATTGCGCGCGTGATGCTGAAGGACGCGCCGATCCTGCTGCTCGACGAAGCCACCAGCGCGCTCGACTCCGAGGTCGAGGCCGCCATCCAGCAGAGCCTCTACACGCTGATGGAAGGCAAGACCGTGATCGCTATCGCGCACCGTCTGTCGACCATCGCGGCGATGGATCGGCTCATCGTGCTCGACGAAGGCCGCGTGGTAGAGGAAGGCGATCACCGCACGCTGATGGCCCAGGGCGGGCTTTATGCGCGGCTGTGGGCGCACCAGAGTGGCGGGTTCCTGGGGGAAGGCCTCGACGAGGACGAAGCCCTGCGCGCCTGA